A window of the Drosophila simulans strain w501 chromosome 2L, Prin_Dsim_3.1, whole genome shotgun sequence genome harbors these coding sequences:
- the LOC6730603 gene encoding glucose-fructose oxidoreductase domain-containing protein 1 codes for MLPGVGVFGTGEIANVLVPLLREKGFEVRAIWGRTLKEAKETATTQNVQFHTNVIDDVLLRKDVDLVFIVCQPFLHAEISVKALGIGKHVVCDKPAGLHQQDALKMVRASQYYPTLISLVNHPLRFLPAFTHMRRCLQEELIGSIGDVVLMDVRVQMGTLFPEKYNWMCDAQMGGGALNLVGSVVDLVTFLLQQQAIRVHGVLRSYTKTTPAINGIRQITAPDFCNFQMELASGTLVTVALHSHTVPAKAFSQEVLIYGSKGHLVVRGGDLFVLKEGQPKEEAVYVDVQDLHFATNNSLLPRPYIKGLCKMVGALKEAFGSKESSWVKAPVSTAATFEDGLYVQAVVEAIRKSNETRQWQRVQLSTDSPLNHDQIIRYARMSTM; via the coding sequence ATGCTGCCGGGCGTTGGAGTGTTCGGAACGGGAGAGATAGCCAATGTGCTGGTGCCACTGCTGCGAGAGAAAGGATTCGAGGTGCGGGCCATTTGGGGCAGGACCCTGAAAGAGGCGAAAGAGACTGCCACCACCCAGAATGTCCAATTCCATACGAACGTAATCGACGATGTCCTGCTGCGGAAGGATGTGGACCTGGTGTTCATCGTCTGCCAGCCCTTTCTGCACGCGGAGATCTCGGTGAAGGCCTTGGGCATCGGGAAGCATGTGGTGTGCGACAAGCCAGCAGGATTGCACCAGCAGGACGCACTCAAAATGGTTCGGGCTTCTCAGTACTATCCCACTTTGATTTCCCTGGTCAACCACCCGCTGAGGTTCCTGCCCGCCTTCACCCACATGCGACGCTGTCTGCAGGAGGAGCTGATTGGCTCCATTGGCGACGTGGTACTCATGGATGTGCGCGTTCAGATGGGAACGCTCTTCCCCGAGAAGTACAACTGGATGTGCGATGCCCAAATGGGCGGCGGTGCCCTGAATCTCGTGGGATCCGTGGTGGACTTGGTCACCTTTCTGCTGCAACAGCAGGCAATAAGAGTGCATGGAGTCCTCCGATCCTACACCAAAACCACGCCGGCCATTAATGGCATTCGACAAATTACGGCTCCGGATTTCTGCAACTTCCAAATGGAACTGGCCAGTGGAACTCTGGTCACAGTAGCCCTACACAGTCACACTGTGCCTGCAAAAGCCTTCTCGCAGGAAGTGCTCATCTATGGCAGCAAAGGACACCTGGTGGTCCGCGGCGGCGACCTATTTGTCCTCAAGGAGGGCCAACCCAAGGAGGAAGCTGTCTACGTGGATGTCCAGGATCTGCACTTCGCCACCAACAATTCTTTGCTACCACGACCCTATATCAAAGGACTGTGCAAGATGGTGGGCGCTCTGAAGGAAGCCTTCGGCAGCAAGGAGTCCTCCTGGGTTAAGGCCCCAGTTTCCACAGCGGCCACCTTCGAGGACGGCCTCTACGTTCAGGCTGTGGTGGAGGCCATCCGGAAATCCAACGAGACCAGGCAGTGGCAAAGGGTTCAGCTGTCCACCGACAGCCCCCTGAATCACGACCAGATAATTCGATATGCACGCATGTCCACAATGTGA
- the LOC6730604 gene encoding uncharacterized protein LOC6730604, which yields MISIAQWLTSFTAGALASAQAIRFLKTVNEEESPAKISSQLETAAIDGLATEQPKILGSEQISNVMQHILSSERSASGVYLDAMHNRTANKQKYALGSESLNQMLEDIMTPAGSVSSRSLSMEPAVEA from the coding sequence ATGATTTCGATTGCTCAGTGGCTGACCTCTTTTACGGCCGGAGCCTTGGCCTCCGCACAGGCGATTCGTTTTCTAAAAACTGTCAACGAGGAGGAGTCGCCCGCCAAAATTTCTAGCCAGCTGGAAACTGCTGCCATCGATGGACTGGCCACCGAGCAACCGAAGATCCTGGGCTCCGAACAGATCAGCAATGTCATGCAGCACATTCTGAGCAGCGAACGCAGCGCGAGTGGCGTCTACTTGGACGCCATGCACAACCGGACTGCCAACAAGCAGAAGTACGCCCTGGGCTCCGAGTCGCTCAACCAAATGCTGGAGGACATTATGACCCCCGCCGGGAGTGTGAGCAGCAGGTCCTTGTCCATGGAGCCCGCTGTCGAAGCCTAG
- the LOC27206529 gene encoding putative gustatory receptor 22f, with amino-acid sequence MFQPRRGFSCHLAWFMLQTTLYASWLLGLFPFTFDSRRKQLKRSRWLLLYGFILNSLAMCLALSSHLASKQRRKYNAFERNPLLEKIYLQFEVTAFLTISVLLLMNVWKSNTVREIANELLTLEGQVKDLLTPKNCPNFNCFVIKKHVAVIGQLMISIYFCLRQENSYPKILKILCCLPSVGSQLIIMHFHTEIILVYRYVWLVNETLEGSNHLSSSRIRALASLYDRLLKLSELVVASNDLQLILMLTIYLIGNTVQIFFLIVLGVSMNMRYIYLVASPQLILNIWDFWLNIVVCDLAGKCGDQTSKVLKLFTDLEHDDEEVERSVSIWKQSGNELNISLFRQLNEFAWLCTHRKFRFQLCGLFSINYNMGFQMIITSFLYLVYLVQFDFMNL; translated from the coding sequence ATGTTCCAACCTCGTCGTGGTTTCAGTTGCCATTTGGCATGGTTCATGCTGCAGACGACCCTCTACGCATCCTGGCTACTGGGACTGTTCCCCTTCACTTTCGATTCCCGGAGAAAGCAGTTGAAACGCTCCCGATGGCTTCTACTCTACGGTTTCATTCTGAATTCTCTGGCCATGTGCCTAGCCTTGAGTAGCCACCTGGCGTCTAAGCAGCGAAGGAAATATAATGCATTTGAGCGCAATCCGCTGTTGGAGAAAATATATCTGCAGTTCGAGGTTACTGCATTCTTGACTATAAGCGTACTACTGCTCATGAATGTTTGGAAAAGCAACACGGTTCGGGAAATTGCCAATGAGCTACTCACCCTAGAGGGCCAGGTAAAAGACCTTCTCACTCCGAAGAATTGTCCCAACTTTAACTGTTTCGTGATTAAAAAACATGTGGCTGTAATAGGTCAGCTCATGATTTCAATTTACTTCTGTCTACGCCAAGAAAATTCGTACCCGAAGATCCTTAAGATCCTTTGCTGCCTGCCATCGGTGGGCTCGCAACTGATTATAATGCACTTTCAtaccgaaattattttggtcTACCGCTACGTGTGGCTGGTCAATGAAACCCTTGAAGGGTCTAACCATCTGAGCTCCTCAAGAATTCGCGCACTCGCATCCTTGTACGATCGCCTGCTGAAGCTGAGTGAATTGGTGGTTGCGAGCAACGATTTGCAGCTGATCCTTATGCTAACTATCTATTTAATCGGAAACACTGTGCAAATCTTTTTCCTCATCGTGCTCGGAGTGAGCATGAACATGCGGTATATTTACTTAGTGGCTTCCCCTCAATTGATCCTTAATATATGGGATTTCTGGCTGAATATCGTGGTGTGCGATCTCGCCGGAAAGTGTGGAGATCAGACCTCAAAGGTCCTGAAACTGTTCACTGATCTGGAGCACGACGATGAGGAAGTGGAGAGAAGTGTGAGTATATGGAAACAAAGTGGCAACGAACTTAATATATCCTTATTCCGACAGTTGAACGAATTTGCATGGCTGTGCACCCACCGCAAGTTTCGGTTTCAGCTGTGTGGTCTCTTTTCcattaactacaacatgggCTTTCAAATGATCATCACCAGTTTTCTTTACCTGGTTTACCTGGTTCAGTTCGACTTCATGAACTTGTAA